A single region of the Patescibacteria group bacterium genome encodes:
- a CDS encoding HAMP domain-containing histidine kinase, with product MKIPRLNVFLQFVLLGTVVFILLGIFLSTLIAPALTTFILDQRELNSVVFANRLAADILTSEDFTQPVSGEEDVTRFERFSSLLQVPGLFRIKIYRPDGTIIYSDEKRLIGAKFPLNEELEQALKLKSTAEITEFNANDPRYEYEISFIRGLEVYTPITFGSSAEVIGVVQTFSRVGFIEQQIDELKTLFTQRVALSLLVMFTVLSLIVWRASRTVNKQRRELLKYASGLAAMVDTRTRELKETSEREIEKAKELLKLKDQFVFVAAHELRTPLNAIKWGLSVLESNNPEMVVKDKHLFTILRKSNERLLFLVKDILDVARIEGGTLKLKIESISAAEAIADAVIEVKSEADQLQITIDNTVPENIPPVRGDILRLKEIFVNLLTNAAKYSQRGSTVVVSAEVKDENIVFHVIDTGIGISTDQKKHIFEKFWRSPEAQHTEGTGLGLFIVKQLVQFMSGEIWFESEKGKGTTFSFSLKRADSAAKDEEIHET from the coding sequence ATGAAAATTCCACGCTTAAATGTATTTCTACAATTTGTACTACTTGGTACGGTTGTATTTATTCTACTCGGTATATTTCTATCCACACTCATTGCGCCGGCACTCACTACGTTTATTCTTGACCAGCGGGAACTTAATTCTGTTGTTTTTGCGAATCGGTTGGCGGCTGACATTCTAACATCGGAAGACTTTACACAACCTGTAAGTGGCGAGGAGGATGTTACTCGGTTTGAGCGATTTTCCAGCCTTCTCCAAGTTCCAGGTTTGTTTAGAATTAAAATATATCGTCCGGACGGAACTATCATATATTCAGATGAAAAGCGGCTTATCGGCGCAAAATTTCCACTAAATGAGGAACTTGAACAAGCACTTAAGCTTAAATCAACAGCAGAGATAACTGAATTTAACGCAAACGATCCGCGTTATGAGTACGAAATCTCATTTATTAGAGGTCTTGAAGTGTACACGCCTATTACCTTTGGCAGTTCTGCGGAAGTGATCGGGGTGGTTCAAACATTCTCGCGGGTCGGCTTCATTGAGCAGCAGATCGATGAACTTAAAACTCTTTTTACTCAAAGGGTTGCACTCTCGCTTCTTGTAATGTTTACTGTACTGTCGCTGATCGTGTGGCGCGCCAGCCGTACAGTAAATAAGCAAAGACGGGAACTTTTAAAATACGCATCTGGACTTGCAGCTATGGTTGATACTAGAACCCGTGAGTTGAAAGAAACAAGTGAGCGGGAAATTGAAAAGGCTAAGGAGTTATTGAAATTGAAAGACCAATTTGTTTTTGTTGCGGCACATGAACTCCGCACTCCGCTGAATGCCATCAAATGGGGTTTGAGCGTATTGGAGTCAAATAACCCAGAAATGGTTGTCAAAGATAAACATCTATTTACCATTTTACGTAAGAGCAATGAGAGACTGCTTTTTTTAGTGAAGGACATTCTAGATGTTGCGCGCATTGAGGGCGGAACGCTTAAGCTTAAGATCGAAAGTATATCCGCAGCGGAAGCCATTGCAGATGCAGTTATTGAAGTTAAGAGCGAGGCAGATCAGTTGCAGATTACCATTGATAATACGGTTCCGGAAAATATCCCACCTGTAAGAGGAGATATTTTGCGGTTGAAGGAGATATTTGTGAATCTACTGACCAATGCTGCTAAATATAGTCAAAGAGGCAGTACTGTGGTTGTGTCGGCTGAAGTGAAAGATGAAAATATAGTATTTCATGTTATTGATACGGGTATCGGTATAAGTACCGACCAGAAAAAACATATTTTTGAAAAATTCTGGAGATCTCCTGAGGCACAACATACTGAAGGAACCGGCCTTGGACTCTTTATTGTAAAGCAACTGGTCCAATTTATGTCAGGAGAAATTTGGTTCGAATCAGAGAAGGGAAAAGGTACAACTTTTTCTTTTTCTCTTAAAAGAGCCGATTCTGCGGCAAAAGACGAGGAGATACATGAAACATA